Proteins found in one Oenanthe melanoleuca isolate GR-GAL-2019-014 unplaced genomic scaffold, OMel1.0 S006, whole genome shotgun sequence genomic segment:
- the LOC130266268 gene encoding uncharacterized protein LOC130266268 — translation MLPHPGEAALCAGGRQKRVVPKSLLLFLPLLPCPSSSSRCCSSSSSRSSSSSRSSSAPSPARAGADTQKQPRSALGGVGAAATRAALRVILGALGMTARAAAAMLRAPGRNWERFPCQCRSYWERWEGTGSKERPAMTAAGGGRGQRAWLCKSGSDRALGLVGGSGAGLPRSRERREGNGAMAAASALRLVSGVKGERKRYRVVIRDCTCSPTRYTQTVLSALDGRRELSFCF, via the exons ATGCTGCCGCACCCGGGGGAAGCTGCGCTCTGTGCGGGCGGGCGGCAGAAGCGCGTGGTTCCAAAAtcgctcctcctcttcctgccgctcctcccgtgtccctcctcttcctcccgctgctgctcttcctcctcttcccgctcctcctcttcctcccgctcctcctccgctcccagcccggcccgggcaggtGCCGACACCCAAAAGCAGCCGCGCTCTGCCCTGGGCGGTGTCGGAGCGGCTGCGACCCGCGCGGCGCTGCGAGTGatactgggagcgctgggaatgACAGCGAGAGCAGCGGCAGCGATGCTGAGAGCCCcgggcaggaactgggagcgctttccctgccagtgccgctcttactgggagcgctgggagggaactgggagcaaagAGCGCCCGGCCATGACCGCAGCTGGCGGTGGGCGGGGCCAGAGGGCGTGGTTATGCAAATCAGGGAGCGATCGCGCGCTGGGATTGgtgggcgggagcggcgcggggtTGCCGCGGTCACGTGAGCGCCGTGAGGGGAACGGAGCGATGGCGGCGGCGTccg ctttaagactggtttcaggagtgaagggggagagaaagaggtaCAGAGTTgttatcagagactgcacttgCTCCCCCACACGCTACACACAGACCGTGTTGTCTGCACTGGATGGCAGGAGAGagctttctttttgcttttag